Proteins from a genomic interval of Streptomyces fodineus:
- a CDS encoding ABC transporter permease: MSTLTEAASGYQTRHTLPLRVELVRQLKRRRTLIMGVILALLPFVLLIAFAIGGDPSSRDGRITLMETATASGANFAAVNLFVSAGFLLVIPVALFCGDTVASEASWSSLRYLLAAPVPRARLLWSKLVVGLGLSLAAMILLPVVALAAGTAAYGWGPLQIPTGGALETSTAVQRLAVTVAYIFVSQLVTAGLAFWLSTKTDAPLGAVGGAVGLTIVGNVLDAVTALGHWRDFLPAHWQFAWADTVQPHPEWSGMIQGTAISVTYALVLFALAFRGFARKDVVS; encoded by the coding sequence ATGAGCACGCTCACCGAGGCCGCCTCCGGTTACCAGACGCGGCACACCCTGCCCCTGCGGGTCGAGCTGGTCCGCCAGCTCAAGCGGCGGCGCACCCTGATCATGGGGGTCATCCTGGCCCTGCTGCCGTTCGTGCTGCTGATCGCCTTCGCGATCGGCGGCGACCCCTCCAGCCGCGACGGCCGGATCACCCTGATGGAGACGGCCACCGCGTCCGGCGCCAACTTCGCCGCGGTGAACCTGTTCGTCTCGGCCGGCTTTCTGCTGGTGATCCCGGTCGCCCTGTTCTGCGGGGATACCGTCGCCTCGGAGGCGAGCTGGTCCTCGCTGCGCTATCTGCTCGCCGCGCCCGTGCCCCGCGCCCGGCTGCTGTGGTCCAAGCTCGTCGTGGGGCTCGGGCTGAGCCTCGCCGCGATGATCCTGCTCCCGGTGGTCGCCCTCGCGGCCGGGACGGCGGCGTACGGCTGGGGGCCGCTGCAGATCCCGACGGGCGGCGCGCTGGAGACGAGTACGGCGGTGCAGCGCCTGGCGGTCACCGTGGCATACATCTTCGTCTCCCAACTGGTCACCGCCGGACTCGCGTTCTGGCTGTCGACGAAGACGGACGCCCCGCTCGGCGCGGTCGGCGGCGCGGTCGGACTGACCATCGTCGGCAATGTCCTGGACGCCGTCACCGCGCTCGGCCACTGGCGCGACTTCCTGCCCGCGCACTGGCAGTTCGCCTGGGCCGACACCGTCCAGCCGCACCCGGAGTGGTCCGGCATGATCCAGGGCACCGCGATCTCCGTGACGTACGCGCTGGTGCTGTTCGCCCTGGCATTCCGGGGATTCGCCCGCAAAGACGTGGTGTCATAG
- a CDS encoding glycosyltransferase family 4 protein, translating into MRIPLGSVPRRATRPAAREPHVLHVTQPVEGGVARFVTDLAAAQLAAGLRVTVACPRGGTLTDALRAAGCRVLPWDATRSPGPHLPGEVGRLARLLREVRPDVLHAHSAKAGLAARLAARGRLPTVFQPHAWSFEAVDGVMAQAALRWEQFGARWATRVLCVSEAERRTGEQNGISAHWHVIPNGVDTRRFRPEGSIARSGTGPLVVCVGRLCRQKGQDVLLQAWPAVARQLPAARLVLVGDGPDARQLRALAPASVEFAGPALDAAPWYRAADVVVLPSRWEGMALVPLEAMACARPVLVTDVDGARESLPPGHVPHCLVPPEDPETLARALTALLRRAPLRAALGAQGRAHVVAAHDVQQTTDAVIDVYRELLGTVTTPVVVPNQSRESITT; encoded by the coding sequence ATGCGCATTCCCCTCGGTTCCGTCCCGCGCCGTGCGACGCGGCCCGCCGCTCGCGAGCCGCACGTCCTGCACGTCACGCAGCCGGTGGAGGGCGGTGTCGCCCGCTTCGTGACGGACCTGGCGGCGGCACAGCTCGCCGCAGGCCTGCGCGTCACCGTGGCCTGCCCGCGAGGCGGCACGCTGACCGACGCACTGCGCGCGGCGGGCTGCAGGGTGCTGCCCTGGGACGCGACCCGCTCACCGGGACCACACCTTCCCGGTGAGGTGGGGCGGCTGGCGCGGCTGCTGCGCGAGGTACGGCCCGATGTGCTGCACGCGCACAGCGCGAAGGCGGGGCTCGCGGCGCGGCTCGCGGCGCGCGGCCGGCTGCCGACCGTCTTCCAGCCGCACGCGTGGTCGTTCGAGGCCGTGGACGGCGTCATGGCCCAGGCGGCGCTGCGTTGGGAGCAGTTCGGGGCGCGGTGGGCGACGCGCGTCCTGTGCGTGAGCGAGGCGGAACGGCGTACCGGGGAACAGAACGGCATCTCCGCCCACTGGCATGTGATCCCCAACGGTGTCGACACCCGCAGGTTCCGGCCGGAAGGCAGCATTGCCCGGTCCGGGACGGGCCCCCTCGTCGTCTGCGTGGGACGGCTGTGCCGCCAGAAGGGCCAGGACGTGCTCCTTCAGGCCTGGCCCGCCGTCGCGCGGCAACTGCCCGCCGCCCGGCTGGTGCTGGTCGGCGACGGTCCCGACGCGCGGCAACTGCGCGCGCTCGCGCCCGCGTCGGTGGAGTTCGCCGGCCCCGCACTCGACGCCGCCCCCTGGTACCGCGCCGCCGACGTGGTGGTCCTGCCGTCCCGCTGGGAGGGCATGGCGCTCGTCCCCCTGGAGGCCATGGCATGCGCCCGGCCGGTGCTCGTCACGGACGTGGACGGAGCGCGCGAGAGCCTGCCGCCCGGCCATGTGCCGCACTGCCTGGTGCCGCCGGAGGACCCCGAGACGCTGGCACGGGCGCTGACGGCGCTGCTGCGCCGCGCCCCGTTGCGCGCCGCACTGGGCGCGCAGGGCCGCGCCCACGTGGTCGCTGCACACGACGTACAGCAGACCACGGATGCAGTGATCGATGTGTACCGCGAACTGCTCGGCACTGTCACCACGCCGGTCGTGGTACCCAACCAGAGCAGGGAGTCCATCACCACATGA
- a CDS encoding exopolysaccharide biosynthesis polyprenyl glycosylphosphotransferase — MTAESTVPPPAGRSRAAGRAVSLLDPPGAATGRWLPSGRGPRRTRRTSWTPLLIADAVAIPPAALVVPGAHRYPLLIAFAFLGLCVTGLNRRALLYDTSDVPGALEELPAVCWRVTVGWAVVAALSPLRQLPMTVLAAACAVHCLVACTGREAVHWRRRVRLRRRPRPALVVGPVPAAARVAAALQRRPGCGTWPVGLVADTPDCVPPSGDRPALPVLTTREEAHRALIQNGVETVLVVGPSTRAQRAPLLRELAAFGCVLWELDTDPPSYSLRGRRGRAEHLVGFPRRLLYTDSGRHGGGVLGKRMLDVVLSGVLLLLAAPVLLACAAGLRLTEGPGVVFRQERIGKGGRPFTMLKFRTHRPASAHEAATRWSVADEQDMSRLCQFLRRTSLDELLQLWNVFRGDMSLVGPRPERPYFVTKFSQAHPGYPARHRMRTGITGLAQIHGLRGDTSIEDRCRFDNAYIDNWSLWQDICILVRTALLFVRPTGS, encoded by the coding sequence ATGACTGCGGAAAGCACCGTACCCCCACCGGCCGGGCGGTCCCGGGCGGCGGGGCGCGCCGTCTCGCTCCTCGACCCGCCCGGCGCCGCCACCGGGCGGTGGCTGCCTTCCGGGCGTGGCCCCCGCCGCACGCGGCGGACCTCGTGGACGCCGCTGCTGATCGCCGACGCGGTCGCCATCCCGCCGGCCGCCCTGGTCGTGCCCGGGGCCCACCGGTACCCGCTGCTGATCGCCTTCGCCTTCCTGGGGCTGTGCGTGACCGGTCTGAACCGGCGGGCCCTGCTCTACGACACCTCCGACGTCCCCGGGGCGCTCGAGGAACTGCCCGCCGTCTGCTGGCGCGTCACCGTCGGCTGGGCGGTCGTAGCCGCGCTCTCCCCGCTGCGACAGCTGCCGATGACCGTGCTCGCCGCCGCCTGCGCCGTGCACTGCCTGGTGGCCTGCACGGGACGCGAAGCGGTGCACTGGCGCCGGCGCGTGAGGCTCAGACGCCGGCCCCGTCCCGCCCTGGTGGTGGGGCCGGTCCCGGCGGCCGCGCGGGTCGCCGCCGCGTTGCAGCGCCGCCCGGGGTGCGGCACATGGCCGGTGGGCCTTGTCGCCGACACACCGGACTGCGTCCCGCCCTCCGGCGACCGGCCCGCGCTGCCGGTCCTCACCACGCGCGAGGAGGCGCATCGCGCGCTCATCCAGAACGGTGTGGAGACGGTGCTCGTCGTGGGGCCCTCGACCCGGGCGCAGAGGGCCCCGCTGCTGCGGGAACTCGCCGCGTTCGGATGCGTGCTGTGGGAGCTGGACACGGACCCGCCGTCGTACAGCCTGCGCGGCAGGCGCGGGCGGGCGGAGCACCTCGTGGGGTTCCCCCGCAGGCTGCTGTACACGGACTCCGGGCGGCACGGCGGCGGTGTCCTCGGCAAGCGGATGCTCGACGTCGTCCTCTCCGGTGTGCTGCTGCTGCTCGCCGCCCCGGTGCTGCTGGCCTGCGCGGCGGGCCTGAGGCTCACCGAGGGGCCGGGTGTGGTGTTCCGGCAGGAACGAATCGGCAAGGGCGGACGGCCGTTCACCATGCTGAAGTTCCGCACCCACCGGCCCGCCAGCGCGCACGAGGCCGCGACCCGCTGGAGCGTGGCGGACGAGCAGGACATGAGCCGCCTGTGCCAGTTCCTGCGCCGTACCTCGCTGGATGAGCTGCTCCAGCTGTGGAACGTCTTCCGGGGCGACATGAGCCTGGTCGGACCGAGACCCGAACGCCCTTATTTCGTCACCAAGTTCAGCCAGGCACACCCGGGCTACCCGGCGCGCCACCGGATGCGGACCGGCATCACCGGACTCGCCCAGATCCACGGGCTGCGCGGCGACACCTCGATCGAGGACCGGTGCCGCTTCGACAACGCCTACATCGACAACTGGTCGCTGTGGCAGGACATCTGCATTCTGGTGCGCACGGCGCTGCTGTTCGTACGGCCGACGGGGAGCTGA
- a CDS encoding O-antigen ligase family protein, whose product MSAPPVASPPLVLPPALPALRRAAPVLPVVGIVAMLGLPVVPGSNATPADAVSGLVVLWAVVRTARRARRPLTATAAVVLGLPVVGIAVAASGAATPGDTLTGLARYLQVLVLVPVAVVLLVRDRRDARLVLWSLVALALWQGTIGVHQYLTGTGASYQGTDIRAVGTFGPTDVTGMATAVAFGLVAATGLALGAGARRQRLVAAVCAQALLVPLALSFSRGAWIATAVACGAQLLSAGVRRTAKVCAAAVAASVVLVGGLGLGAAALQERLTSITQVADAPDQSVVDRYSLWSAATGMWRGHPVTGVGLKAFPAHRDGHAPLALSSGSDTDAPGWGFRRQPLLSPHNMYLLLLSEQGLLGAVTVAGSWLALLVCGTRRLRRAGPARDCAVAACGLLVWQCVDFLYADIGGPSTMLTAVCLGLGAWWALARGATTATAAEAGVR is encoded by the coding sequence GTGAGCGCTCCCCCCGTGGCCTCGCCGCCGCTGGTGCTGCCCCCTGCGCTGCCGGCGCTGCGCCGCGCTGCGCCGGTCCTGCCCGTCGTGGGGATCGTCGCCATGCTGGGGCTGCCGGTCGTACCGGGCAGCAACGCCACCCCGGCCGACGCGGTGTCGGGGCTCGTCGTGCTGTGGGCCGTGGTACGGACCGCGCGGCGGGCACGGCGCCCGCTGACGGCGACGGCCGCGGTCGTCCTGGGGCTGCCGGTGGTGGGCATCGCGGTGGCCGCGAGCGGGGCGGCGACGCCCGGCGACACCCTGACCGGACTGGCCCGCTATCTGCAGGTGCTGGTGCTCGTCCCGGTCGCGGTGGTGCTGCTGGTGCGGGACCGGCGCGACGCCCGGCTGGTGCTCTGGTCGCTGGTCGCTCTCGCGCTGTGGCAGGGCACGATCGGGGTGCACCAGTACCTCACCGGAACCGGGGCCTCGTATCAGGGGACCGACATCCGGGCGGTGGGCACGTTCGGGCCGACCGACGTGACGGGGATGGCGACCGCCGTGGCCTTCGGACTGGTGGCCGCGACCGGTCTCGCCCTCGGAGCGGGGGCGCGGCGGCAGCGGCTCGTGGCGGCCGTGTGTGCGCAGGCGCTGCTCGTGCCGCTCGCGCTGTCCTTCAGCCGAGGTGCCTGGATCGCCACGGCCGTCGCGTGCGGGGCGCAACTGCTGTCGGCCGGTGTGCGGCGTACGGCAAAGGTGTGCGCGGCCGCGGTCGCCGCCTCGGTGGTGCTGGTGGGCGGGCTCGGCCTGGGCGCCGCGGCCCTTCAGGAGCGGCTGACCAGCATCACCCAGGTCGCCGACGCACCGGACCAGTCGGTCGTCGACCGCTACAGCCTCTGGTCGGCGGCCACCGGCATGTGGCGCGGGCACCCGGTGACGGGCGTCGGGCTGAAGGCCTTCCCCGCACACCGGGACGGCCATGCCCCGCTCGCACTGTCGTCGGGCAGCGACACGGACGCGCCGGGCTGGGGCTTTCGGCGTCAGCCCCTGCTCTCGCCGCACAACATGTACCTGCTGCTGCTCAGCGAGCAGGGCCTGCTGGGCGCGGTCACGGTGGCCGGCAGCTGGCTGGCCCTGCTGGTCTGCGGCACGCGGCGGCTGCGGCGGGCGGGGCCGGCCCGGGACTGCGCCGTCGCGGCCTGCGGGCTGCTGGTGTGGCAGTGCGTGGACTTCCTCTACGCCGACATCGGCGGGCCCTCCACCATGCTGACGGCCGTGTGCCTCGGGCTCGGCGCCTGGTGGGCGCTGGCACGCGGCGCGACAACGGCCACGGCCGCGGAGGCGGGCGTGCGATGA
- the murJ gene encoding murein biosynthesis integral membrane protein MurJ, which produces MRPTADGTTVTAATADSAPGGDGVRPAEGREGSATAGRADAPSGGFLARATFVSAALSVAGALLGLGRDQTLAHLFGAGVATDAFLVAWTLPELASTLLIEDGMAFVLVPAFSAALARRAGGSTSPDPVRALVAASLPRLCLAFAVVAALLVAGAPLVVRILAPGLPHPSLAVDCTRLTATCVLSFGLAGYCGAALRAHRRYLAPAAIYVTYNAAIIATMFFLSERWGVRSAALGVALGGCLMVAVQAPSLWRRISQRPDEPTAYGGDEGRPLTFALVCPVLLFALCRQSQVLIERYFASGLPAGAISHLNYAQKIGQLPMSLALMLCIVTFPVVARAIAEGDTRRARDRIERDLVMVTCIVLLGAAVITACAPQIVQLLFQRGAFTAEDAAATAAVMRVYTLGLLGHTLVGALVRAYFSAGRATWYPTGVMALGMTATAVIGAFTVGRWGACGIAAANMAGITLTAALLLRGLGRHTVAVRVRRIVTELAKPLRAAVGAAGVGLLCAQPFTSPSDALAAGCLSVTTVYLLLAWVLDAAGARSLGLAAFLTVRWSFTRKNDHGR; this is translated from the coding sequence ATGAGACCCACAGCCGATGGGACGACGGTGACAGCGGCGACGGCCGATTCCGCGCCCGGCGGGGACGGCGTCCGCCCGGCCGAGGGCCGCGAGGGGTCGGCGACCGCGGGCCGGGCGGACGCTCCCTCGGGCGGTTTCCTCGCGAGGGCGACCTTTGTCTCCGCCGCGCTGTCCGTGGCCGGAGCGCTGCTGGGACTCGGCCGGGACCAGACGCTCGCGCATCTCTTCGGCGCCGGCGTGGCCACCGACGCATTCCTGGTGGCCTGGACCCTGCCGGAACTGGCCTCGACCCTGCTGATCGAGGACGGGATGGCGTTCGTCCTCGTACCCGCGTTCAGCGCGGCGCTCGCGCGACGGGCAGGCGGGAGCACGTCCCCCGACCCGGTGCGCGCGCTGGTCGCCGCCTCGCTGCCGCGGCTGTGCCTCGCCTTCGCCGTCGTGGCCGCCCTGCTCGTGGCCGGGGCGCCGCTGGTCGTGCGGATCCTCGCGCCCGGCCTGCCCCACCCGTCCCTCGCCGTGGACTGCACCCGGCTGACCGCGACCTGTGTTCTGAGCTTCGGGCTGGCCGGCTACTGCGGTGCCGCGCTCCGCGCCCACCGCAGATATCTCGCCCCGGCGGCGATCTACGTGACGTACAACGCCGCGATCATCGCCACGATGTTCTTCCTCAGCGAGCGCTGGGGCGTGCGCTCCGCCGCACTCGGTGTCGCCCTCGGCGGGTGTCTCATGGTCGCCGTGCAGGCGCCGTCGCTGTGGCGCCGTATCTCCCAGCGCCCCGACGAGCCCACCGCGTACGGCGGGGACGAGGGCCGGCCGCTCACCTTCGCCCTCGTCTGCCCCGTCCTGCTCTTCGCCCTGTGCCGCCAGTCGCAGGTGCTCATCGAGCGGTACTTCGCCTCCGGGCTGCCCGCCGGTGCCATCTCGCACCTCAACTATGCCCAGAAGATCGGTCAGTTGCCGATGTCCCTGGCGCTGATGCTGTGCATCGTCACCTTCCCCGTGGTGGCGCGGGCCATCGCGGAGGGCGACACCCGGCGGGCCCGGGACCGCATCGAGCGGGATCTGGTGATGGTGACCTGCATCGTGCTGCTGGGCGCCGCCGTGATCACGGCCTGCGCCCCGCAGATCGTCCAACTCCTCTTCCAGCGCGGCGCCTTCACGGCCGAGGACGCCGCCGCGACCGCCGCCGTCATGCGGGTGTACACGCTCGGGCTGCTCGGCCACACGCTGGTGGGTGCCCTGGTGCGGGCGTATTTCTCGGCGGGCCGCGCGACCTGGTACCCGACGGGCGTGATGGCCCTGGGCATGACGGCCACCGCCGTCATCGGCGCCTTCACCGTGGGCCGCTGGGGCGCGTGCGGAATCGCCGCGGCCAACATGGCCGGCATCACCCTGACCGCGGCGCTCCTGCTGCGCGGGCTGGGCCGGCACACGGTCGCCGTGCGCGTCCGCCGCATCGTGACCGAACTGGCCAAGCCGCTCCGGGCGGCGGTGGGCGCCGCCGGAGTGGGACTGCTGTGCGCACAGCCGTTCACCTCGCCGTCGGACGCCCTCGCCGCGGGCTGTCTGAGCGTCACCACCGTCTATCTGCTGCTGGCCTGGGTCCTCGACGCGGCAGGAGCCCGTTCGCTGGGCCTCGCCGCGTTCCTCACCGTCCGATGGTCCTTCACCCGAAAGAACGATCATGGTCGTTGA
- a CDS encoding polysaccharide deacetylase family protein — MVVDASQAHSAAGQEPAPVIEGRSRRGPAAWVAMYHSVSDHGDDPFNITVSAARLARQLAWLRGRGLRGVSMRDLLAARAQGQERGLVGLTFDDGYADFVTTALPVLRHWECGATVFVVAGRLGGHNDWEMSGPRKRLLAADDIRRLVALGVEVASHGLTHCDLTRVPDDVLRAEVHGSRILLAELTGLEIRGFCYPYGRFDARVGAAVHHAGYRYACAVDPGPGDAGDLALPRIHIGEADTGVRLEVKRRLARARGRAVEAP; from the coding sequence ATGGTCGTTGACGCCTCGCAAGCTCATAGTGCGGCCGGACAGGAGCCCGCACCGGTCATAGAGGGACGGTCCCGCAGAGGGCCCGCGGCATGGGTGGCCATGTACCACTCGGTCTCGGACCACGGGGACGACCCCTTCAACATCACCGTCTCCGCCGCCCGCCTCGCCCGGCAGCTGGCCTGGCTGCGCGGCCGGGGCCTGCGCGGGGTGAGCATGCGCGACCTGCTGGCCGCCCGCGCCCAGGGGCAGGAGCGCGGGCTGGTCGGGCTCACCTTCGACGACGGGTACGCCGACTTCGTCACCACCGCGCTGCCCGTGCTGCGCCACTGGGAGTGCGGTGCGACCGTGTTCGTGGTGGCCGGGCGGCTCGGCGGGCACAACGACTGGGAGATGTCCGGCCCGCGCAAGCGGCTGCTCGCGGCGGACGACATCCGCCGCCTCGTCGCCCTGGGGGTGGAGGTCGCCTCGCACGGCCTCACCCACTGCGACCTCACCCGGGTCCCGGACGACGTGCTGCGCGCGGAGGTCCACGGCAGCCGCATCCTGCTCGCCGAGCTCACCGGCCTGGAGATCCGTGGCTTCTGCTACCCGTACGGCAGGTTCGACGCGCGGGTCGGAGCGGCCGTCCACCACGCCGGCTACCGCTACGCGTGTGCCGTCGACCCCGGCCCCGGGGACGCCGGCGACCTGGCGCTGCCCCGTATCCACATCGGGGAGGCCGACACCGGGGTGCGCCTGGAAGTGAAGCGGCGCCTCGCCCGCGCCCGCGGACGCGCCGTGGAGGCCCCATGA
- a CDS encoding glycosyltransferase, producing MRVLHIITGLGVGGAEQQLRLLLRHLPARCDVITLTHPGRVADGLTADGVRVTDLAMGGNRDIGALFRLARHIRAGRYDVVHTHLYRACVYGRIAARLAGVRAVVATEHSLGAQQLEGRTLNAGIRALYLATERLGRATVAVSPTVAGLLRGWGVPGRRIRVVPNGIDACRFRFDEVRRKEARAFYRLPQDAYVVGCVGRIVPGKRFEVAVRALALLPADVRLLLIGAGPEQRTLQHVAGELGVADRMLMTGELPCPPEPLPDAPDLPSVLSALDALAAPAMEETFGLAVLEALAAGLPVLYTSAPALADLPAQAAPRARRVTGGAGDYARELLRLRAEGTGERAVPDAVRHYSIEHTARQLMDVYTAVLSGHDLEASPS from the coding sequence ATGAGAGTGCTGCACATCATCACCGGCCTCGGCGTGGGCGGGGCCGAGCAGCAACTGCGCCTGCTGCTGCGTCATCTGCCCGCCCGGTGCGACGTGATCACACTGACCCACCCCGGTCGGGTCGCCGACGGGCTGACCGCCGACGGCGTCCGCGTCACCGACCTCGCCATGGGCGGCAACCGGGACATCGGTGCCCTGTTCCGCCTGGCCCGGCACATCCGCGCCGGCCGCTACGACGTGGTGCACACGCACCTGTACCGGGCCTGCGTGTACGGGCGGATCGCCGCGCGGCTCGCCGGAGTCCGGGCGGTGGTGGCCACGGAACACTCGCTGGGCGCACAGCAGTTGGAGGGCAGGACCCTGAACGCGGGCATCCGGGCCCTGTACCTGGCCACCGAACGCCTCGGCCGTGCCACGGTCGCCGTCTCCCCGACGGTCGCCGGGCTGCTGCGCGGCTGGGGCGTGCCCGGCCGGCGCATCCGCGTCGTCCCGAACGGCATCGACGCCTGCCGCTTCCGCTTCGACGAGGTGCGGCGCAAGGAGGCCCGCGCGTTCTACCGACTGCCGCAGGATGCGTACGTGGTGGGCTGCGTCGGCCGGATCGTCCCCGGCAAGCGCTTCGAGGTGGCGGTGCGCGCGCTGGCCCTGCTGCCCGCCGACGTGCGGTTGCTGCTGATCGGTGCCGGCCCCGAGCAACGGACGCTGCAGCACGTCGCGGGGGAGCTGGGGGTCGCGGACCGGATGCTGATGACCGGCGAGCTCCCCTGCCCGCCGGAGCCCCTGCCCGACGCACCCGACCTGCCCTCGGTGCTGTCCGCGTTGGACGCGCTGGCCGCGCCCGCCATGGAAGAGACGTTCGGCCTGGCCGTGCTGGAGGCACTCGCGGCCGGGCTGCCCGTGCTGTACACGTCCGCCCCCGCCCTCGCGGACCTGCCCGCGCAGGCGGCTCCGCGCGCCCGGCGCGTCACCGGCGGGGCCGGAGACTACGCGCGCGAACTGCTGCGGCTGCGTGCGGAAGGAACCGGCGAACGCGCCGTCCCGGACGCCGTGCGGCACTACAGCATCGAGCACACCGCCCGGCAGCTGATGGACGTGTACACGGCCGTCCTGTCCGGTCACGACCTGGAAGCGAGCCCCTCATGA
- a CDS encoding lipopolysaccharide biosynthesis protein: protein MTDTPAPPVRLHRRILTGASRLLPRWLIPVCALLGAAAGGAYGVVKPPQYSATSYVIAVPAEKSRSDPATALGFAQAYGRVATQLAVLAEAQKSVGVPAAKLRGSVRAETSPDAPMIAITAVSGRPRQAADIANAVSGALTVQANQSKKATGIALAHLSRALAPTEPSSESPALTSLVGASAGGLLGGLALLARPRREAADGQRGRAQLPAPAAAVDAQEAL from the coding sequence ATGACCGACACGCCCGCACCGCCCGTGCGTCTGCACCGCCGCATCCTCACCGGCGCCTCGCGGCTGCTGCCGCGGTGGCTGATCCCGGTCTGCGCCCTGCTCGGCGCCGCGGCCGGAGGCGCGTACGGGGTGGTGAAGCCACCGCAGTACTCGGCCACGAGCTACGTCATCGCCGTGCCGGCCGAGAAGTCCAGGTCCGACCCGGCGACGGCGCTCGGCTTCGCGCAGGCGTACGGCCGCGTCGCGACCCAGCTCGCCGTGCTGGCCGAGGCCCAGAAGAGCGTGGGTGTGCCGGCGGCGAAGCTGCGCGGCAGCGTGCGGGCCGAGACCTCGCCCGACGCACCGATGATCGCGATCACGGCGGTCTCCGGGCGTCCCCGCCAGGCCGCCGACATCGCCAACGCCGTGTCCGGGGCGCTCACCGTGCAGGCCAACCAGTCCAAGAAGGCCACCGGCATCGCGCTCGCGCACCTGTCCCGGGCGCTCGCCCCCACCGAGCCGTCGTCCGAGTCCCCGGCGCTGACCTCGCTCGTGGGTGCCAGCGCCGGCGGCCTGCTGGGCGGCCTCGCCCTGCTGGCCCGGCCGCGGCGGGAGGCGGCGGACGGTCAGCGGGGACGGGCGCAACTGCCCGCCCCGGCAGCCGCGGTCGACGCCCAGGAGGCGCTGTGA
- a CDS encoding GNAT family N-acetyltransferase has protein sequence MTTVAGPALSVEVCTDDHAFAELAEDWGRLHRACRPATPFQSHAWLHSWWLSYGTPGGLRLVLVREHGELVAVAPLMRLNRPWPALVPLGGAITDFSDVLLDGTAADRVALALADALAELARTALIDFREVRPGGAVERIYGCWRGPRHRVPDSTCLELPALPMDQLIRRLPSARAQRIRNKVNKLDRVGVGWRVVRYDETEGALRRLLELHRLQWEGRKVSPEHLRPRFLEHLIRSAEPMARSGEAVVREFLLDGEVVGAELTLMSRRWAGVYLYGVHPRLRELRTDVATMVLRAATEHVAAGGACEVLSLLRGTEPYKYRWDPQTVVNQRLLLARKRTAPLLAAAAGDATARGWGRTVLRRPASAGGPPAV, from the coding sequence GTGACGACGGTGGCCGGCCCGGCGCTGTCGGTGGAGGTGTGCACCGACGATCACGCGTTCGCGGAGCTCGCGGAGGACTGGGGGCGCCTGCACCGGGCCTGCCGGCCGGCGACGCCGTTCCAGAGCCACGCCTGGCTGCATTCGTGGTGGCTGTCGTACGGCACACCGGGCGGGCTCCGGCTCGTCCTGGTGCGCGAGCACGGTGAACTGGTGGCGGTCGCGCCGCTGATGCGCCTCAACCGTCCGTGGCCGGCGCTGGTACCGCTGGGCGGTGCCATCACCGACTTCTCGGACGTGCTCCTCGACGGGACCGCGGCCGACCGGGTCGCCCTCGCGCTGGCGGACGCGCTGGCCGAGCTGGCCCGCACCGCGCTGATCGACTTCCGCGAGGTACGGCCCGGCGGCGCGGTGGAGCGGATCTACGGCTGCTGGCGCGGCCCCCGGCACCGGGTGCCCGACTCCACATGCCTGGAACTGCCCGCCCTGCCCATGGACCAGCTGATCAGGCGGCTGCCGTCGGCGCGCGCCCAGCGCATCCGCAACAAGGTGAACAAGCTCGACCGGGTCGGCGTCGGATGGCGCGTCGTGCGGTACGACGAGACCGAGGGCGCGCTGCGCCGGCTCCTCGAACTGCACCGGCTGCAGTGGGAGGGCCGGAAGGTGTCGCCGGAACACCTCCGGCCGCGTTTTCTGGAGCACCTGATCCGCTCGGCGGAGCCGATGGCCCGTTCCGGCGAGGCGGTCGTCAGGGAGTTCCTGCTCGACGGTGAGGTGGTCGGGGCCGAACTGACGCTGATGTCGAGGAGGTGGGCGGGCGTGTATCTCTACGGCGTCCACCCGCGGCTACGGGAGCTCAGGACGGACGTGGCGACGATGGTGCTGCGCGCCGCCACCGAGCATGTCGCCGCCGGCGGCGCATGCGAGGTCCTGAGCCTGCTGCGCGGCACGGAGCCGTACAAGTACCGCTGGGACCCGCAGACGGTCGTCAACCAGCGTCTGCTGCTGGCACGCAAGCGCACCGCCCCGCTGCTGGCGGCGGCCGCCGGCGACGCCACCGCGCGAGGCTGGGGCCGCACGGTGCTGCGGCGGCCCGCTTCGGCCGGAGGCCCGCCGGCCGTGTGA